From the Acidimicrobiales bacterium genome, the window CCAGGCCCGCCGCGAAGTCGAAGGCCACCTCGCCATCGCCGCCGCACGACGCGGCCAAGACCACTTGGACGGCGACGCCTGGAACCCCGCCTCCGGCGCCGACATGTGCGACCTCGCCGAAGCCCTCCACCAAGCCGGCCATCACCACGAAGCCGCCGAAACCGCCGCGACCGCCATCCGCCTGTTGGGCGACGCCCCCTCCGTCTACCTCGACACCGCCCGCCGAATCCGCGCCGACGCCACCCTCGCCGCCGCCGACGGCTCAGACCGGGTTCCCACCCTCGTCGCCCTCGCTTCCACGAGCGGCGCCGCGTTCGCCGAGCTGGTGGAGGAGTTCGCGCCGCTGATCGCGTCGTTCATCCGGGCGCACCGCCTGTTCGGGGACGACGCGGCCGACGTGGCGCAGCATGTGTGGGCGACGTTCGCAGCCAAGTCGGGGGAGATCACGAACCCGGCGGCGGTGG encodes:
- a CDS encoding sigma-70 family RNA polymerase sigma factor gives rise to the protein QARREVEGHLAIAAARRGQDHLDGDAWNPASGADMCDLAEALHQAGHHHEAAETAATAIRLLGDAPSVYLDTARRIRADATLAAADGSDRVPTLVALASTSGAAFAELVEEFAPLIASFIRAHRLFGDDAADVAQHVWATFAAKSGEITNPAAVAGWLRTTTHRECLAVLERQGRTVPTEGPWDGWWEDPEPVDPQERKALGAAMAGLSGRELELVGLLIDGELSYDEIAEKLGMPRGSIGPTRARALAKLERHPAIRKLR